One window of the Pseudomonadota bacterium genome contains the following:
- a CDS encoding FecR domain-containing protein, whose product MDKLLRYLITATLVIACLIGANCYSYAQNKTVASLYSNEGSIFVRRTGTSVWQPVKGGDSFYEGDTVRTGTDGKAAFEFVDGALVRIGRFSAMTFEKVLANGNPSVTHTQGKAYFFSRGARREPEINTTTVNAAIFGTELVIETNEDSTTIDVLHGSVKASNSFGATTLAPGERAVTKRGSPPAKSILVRPADSVQWMIRFPFILIESDIVSSPDAGCSGACASAVHEVFTQVKSGRSLIDALNNSSNKLKSTDRGALLEAIALWRVGEIARAAANIKAMSQTMSAPDSALRELLLGFLELQNSNLAAAQDHLSASTKLRADLINAQLLQSYISQASGNLDDALSIIKSSRQEHQDVPELFDREAELLLSFDRYEDTKALLEKRELAFGTSSMSAALSGFAAISRKDFAQAQLDFATALSEDPSQALPYFGQALIKVNDRDYDSAKDLLSHAVQLEPSTAIYRSYLGKLFFENAQSEHSRQEFDAAIALDPNDPTPHLYRSFVDVAQNDPIKGLADVEQSIQLNDGRAVYRSSLLLDRDLAVRSAGLSRVFTELGFSEAARIEAIKSITTDYGNYSAHRLLSESYDSILDVEARQSEQRVADLMAPLSFNLFNSLGEAAALGDYNALFDKKETREAFSTTWNSNQDQIGGELLAVGKGDSLGYLFSYQPFYRNGSNHGAFASQNRLRGALQYELTPDDRLILDGSFKLFRQEGQTDADYSEDVHVGVVRAGYNHRISSNTRFLMQGEFARDSENTAQQTPRPGIVQESFPDGTTYDADLVSQESARQRVQRNSLATQLLYTSTYLDSVSGVEGLYADTSRRETSPAYGFYSLCQDNSGELCGTGAGGNLTSSASGALRSGEVYEYVSLKVPRKANLTLGLAGTSVEHDLTEVPPFLSGRGKENSLDPKIGLVLTPTKWLTTRTAYFETLQKSVLEDLSSLDPTLIGGLNQRFNDLSAARSRNLAFGLDVKDPNLFYAGAQYTRRHIIEPLGYVTETASYDGENLASLPPSSDGFIDSSANSDIFRGYLYSVLSPRAVLTADTLMNWYDLNEFGSTDGINTRRFRFGYRRFFGKHLSLSTQGTFRDQNTTTSADTTRSYDNGGFWLFDTALSYRLSEQRGRMFFRIDNILDRQFEYDQSVGLEPAVLKGRSFILGISYNFF is encoded by the coding sequence ATGGATAAGCTCTTGCGATATCTAATAACAGCAACACTTGTCATTGCATGCCTAATCGGAGCAAATTGCTACTCCTACGCCCAAAATAAGACAGTAGCCTCCCTGTATTCAAATGAGGGATCGATATTCGTACGCCGAACAGGCACATCAGTATGGCAGCCTGTAAAAGGTGGTGACTCATTTTACGAGGGTGACACCGTACGAACTGGAACCGATGGCAAGGCTGCCTTTGAGTTCGTAGATGGTGCGCTGGTGCGAATTGGCCGCTTCTCGGCCATGACCTTTGAGAAGGTTCTGGCAAACGGAAATCCGAGCGTCACCCATACACAGGGCAAAGCGTATTTCTTTTCGCGCGGCGCTCGGCGGGAACCAGAGATCAATACTACAACCGTCAACGCCGCTATATTCGGAACAGAGCTCGTTATCGAGACGAACGAAGACTCTACTACTATTGATGTGTTGCACGGCTCTGTAAAAGCCTCCAACTCTTTTGGCGCTACAACGCTCGCCCCTGGTGAGCGCGCCGTTACGAAACGTGGATCTCCTCCAGCTAAATCTATCCTCGTAAGGCCCGCTGACTCAGTTCAATGGATGATCCGATTTCCTTTCATCCTGATTGAATCAGATATCGTATCATCTCCAGATGCGGGATGTTCCGGCGCCTGTGCCTCCGCTGTGCATGAGGTTTTTACTCAAGTTAAATCTGGAAGATCTCTGATAGATGCCTTAAATAATAGCTCAAACAAACTTAAATCAACCGATCGCGGCGCTCTATTAGAGGCTATTGCGCTGTGGAGGGTCGGAGAGATAGCGCGTGCCGCCGCTAACATTAAGGCCATGTCTCAAACTATGAGCGCCCCAGATAGCGCACTGCGCGAGCTCCTACTTGGATTTCTTGAATTACAAAACAGTAATCTTGCCGCCGCGCAGGATCACCTTAGTGCAAGCACAAAGTTAAGAGCTGACCTGATAAATGCTCAGCTGTTGCAATCATATATCTCACAGGCAAGCGGCAATCTCGACGATGCCCTCTCTATTATTAAAAGCTCGCGTCAAGAGCATCAAGATGTTCCGGAGCTCTTTGACCGTGAGGCGGAGCTGCTACTCTCATTTGACCGCTACGAGGATACAAAGGCGCTGCTTGAGAAACGGGAGCTAGCTTTTGGTACTAGCTCCATGAGTGCGGCTCTATCAGGATTTGCCGCTATCTCCCGCAAGGATTTTGCACAGGCGCAACTAGATTTTGCCACAGCTCTAAGCGAGGACCCCTCGCAAGCCTTGCCCTACTTCGGCCAAGCTCTTATCAAGGTTAACGATAGAGACTACGATAGCGCTAAAGACCTCCTCTCGCACGCGGTTCAGTTAGAACCGAGCACAGCCATCTATCGTTCCTATCTAGGAAAGCTTTTCTTTGAGAATGCGCAGTCGGAGCACTCAAGGCAGGAGTTCGATGCTGCAATCGCCCTCGACCCCAACGATCCAACGCCGCACCTCTATCGCTCCTTCGTTGATGTAGCTCAAAACGATCCGATTAAGGGGCTTGCTGATGTAGAGCAATCGATTCAACTTAACGATGGTCGCGCCGTATACCGATCATCTCTACTACTAGATCGAGATCTAGCGGTACGTAGCGCTGGTCTTTCGCGGGTCTTTACAGAGCTTGGATTCTCTGAAGCTGCGCGTATAGAGGCCATAAAGTCCATCACTACCGACTACGGAAACTATTCAGCGCACCGACTCCTCTCAGAGTCCTACGATTCGATCCTCGATGTTGAAGCACGCCAGAGCGAGCAACGCGTCGCTGACCTTATGGCCCCGTTGAGTTTTAACCTCTTTAATAGCCTCGGTGAGGCCGCTGCTCTTGGAGACTACAACGCCCTTTTCGACAAAAAAGAGACCCGTGAGGCCTTTAGCACGACCTGGAATAGTAATCAGGACCAGATCGGCGGCGAGCTACTCGCTGTTGGAAAGGGAGATTCCCTTGGCTATCTCTTTAGCTACCAACCCTTCTATAGAAATGGCTCTAACCACGGCGCCTTCGCCAGCCAAAATCGTCTGCGCGGAGCTCTACAATATGAACTAACACCCGATGATCGTCTGATCCTAGATGGCAGCTTCAAGCTATTCAGGCAGGAGGGTCAAACCGATGCCGACTACTCTGAAGATGTTCATGTTGGAGTTGTAAGAGCAGGGTATAACCACCGCATCTCCTCTAACACCCGCTTCCTGATGCAGGGCGAGTTCGCTCGTGATAGTGAGAATACCGCACAACAAACTCCTCGCCCGGGGATCGTGCAGGAGAGCTTCCCAGATGGAACAACGTACGATGCCGATCTTGTATCGCAAGAATCAGCTCGACAACGGGTACAGCGCAATAGTCTAGCAACTCAACTTCTCTATACTTCAACTTACCTCGATTCAGTTTCAGGAGTTGAGGGACTTTATGCCGATACAAGCCGGCGCGAAACCTCACCCGCATACGGCTTTTACTCGCTCTGCCAAGACAATTCTGGTGAGCTGTGTGGAACCGGAGCAGGTGGAAATCTGACCAGTAGCGCCTCCGGTGCGCTCCGTTCCGGGGAGGTCTATGAGTACGTATCCCTCAAGGTGCCACGCAAAGCAAATCTAACGTTAGGGCTAGCTGGCACCTCGGTTGAGCACGATTTAACCGAAGTTCCTCCGTTCTTAAGCGGCAGGGGCAAAGAAAATAGCCTCGATCCCAAGATCGGATTAGTTCTGACCCCTACAAAATGGCTAACCACCCGCACGGCATACTTCGAAACACTTCAAAAATCTGTGCTTGAGGATCTGAGCTCCCTAGACCCAACCCTTATTGGTGGGCTTAATCAACGCTTTAACGATCTAAGCGCAGCACGTAGCAGAAACCTGGCCTTCGGTCTCGACGTAAAAGATCCCAACCTTTTCTATGCTGGAGCGCAATACACCCGTCGACATATAATCGAACCTCTTGGCTATGTAACGGAAACGGCCTCCTACGATGGAGAGAACCTAGCCTCTCTCCCCCCTAGTAGTGATGGTTTTATCGATAGCTCCGCCAATTCAGATATCTTTAGAGGATATCTGTACTCAGTCCTATCGCCCAGGGCGGTGCTAACAGCAGACACCCTTATGAATTGGTACGATCTAAATGAGTTCGGCTCTACGGATGGCATAAATACTAGGCGTTTTCGCTTCGGTTATCGCCGATTCTTTGGCAAGCACCTCTCCCTTTCAACACAGGGAACATTCCGAGATCAGAACACTACGACGAGCGCTGATACTACGAGGAGCTATGATAATGGTGGTTTCTGGCTCTTTGATACGGCTCTATCATACAGGCTTTCTGAACAACGCGGGCGTATGTTCTTTCGAATAGATAATATCCTTGATCGACAGTTCGAGTACGACCAGAGCGTTGGTCTTGAGCCTGCGGTACTAAAGGGCCGCTCGTTTATTCTTGGAATCTCTTACAACTTCTTCTAA
- the dapF gene encoding diaminopimelate epimerase gives MLNSYRFTRYHALGNDYIVMRAIDMDLPLSVPIVQRICDRNFGVGSDGILLLETIQVAGAFSLRIYNPDGSEAEKSGNGLRIFARYLWDRGLVQESPFDVQTVGGRVVCHVKDSGYLVTVDMGQVSFSSAVIPVRGVPRNVLMEKIEVGGREFTFSAATIGNPHCVVTECEVTRQIAELYGPLLENNEIFPNRTNVQFMRVISRSLIQIEIWERGAGYTLASGSSSSAAAAVAHKLGLVDEIVTVRMPGGELTIEIGEGFAIRMTGPVTRIAEGEIYREVLEGLL, from the coding sequence ATGCTGAATAGTTATAGGTTTACTAGATATCACGCTCTTGGGAACGATTATATCGTTATGCGGGCGATTGATATGGATCTCCCCCTATCTGTCCCGATCGTACAACGTATCTGTGACCGTAATTTCGGAGTTGGTTCAGATGGAATTCTGCTGCTTGAGACCATTCAGGTTGCAGGGGCTTTTTCTCTTCGCATCTATAATCCAGATGGCTCCGAAGCTGAAAAAAGTGGCAACGGTCTGCGTATCTTTGCGAGATATCTTTGGGACCGTGGTTTGGTTCAAGAGAGCCCCTTCGATGTGCAAACAGTAGGGGGGCGGGTCGTATGTCACGTTAAGGATAGTGGCTACCTTGTGACCGTTGATATGGGTCAGGTTAGTTTCTCCAGCGCAGTAATACCGGTAAGAGGGGTACCCCGTAATGTATTGATGGAAAAGATAGAGGTCGGGGGCAGGGAGTTTACCTTCTCTGCGGCTACGATCGGAAATCCGCACTGTGTTGTCACTGAGTGTGAGGTCACGCGTCAGATTGCAGAGCTTTATGGGCCACTGCTTGAAAATAACGAAATATTTCCTAACCGCACAAACGTGCAATTTATGCGTGTAATTTCACGCTCCTTGATCCAGATTGAGATCTGGGAGCGTGGGGCCGGATATACCCTAGCCTCCGGCAGTAGTAGCTCGGCCGCTGCAGCCGTTGCTCACAAGTTAGGACTTGTTGATGAGATCGTAACGGTTCGTATGCCCGGGGGCGAGCTGACGATAGAGATAGGTGAGGGCTTTGCTATTAGGATGACCGGACCGGTAACACGGATAGCTGAGGGGGAGATATATCGAGAAGTGCTAGAGGGGCTACTCTAG
- the rlmD gene encoding 23S rRNA (uracil(1939)-C(5))-methyltransferase RlmD, translating to MSEHKTTRLAQANYEHAACALFSSNICRSCSLLDLIKRDRIVSKERSVIETLQRFNLAPESVAPIVLPSNPWGSRSKIKMSVTGTCQDPIIGIINSDMSGVELTQCPLSPKPFQALLETVRSCITSAALHPYQIKERTGELKGVIVMSNRDHSQGILRFVLRSSEAISRVRKVVSFIQSFHPWVTVISCNIQPIPAAILEGPEEILLTEEHQITEQYGDIQLNFSSQSFMQVTPEVATALYAKAIEFAREGPCSTVLDLFCGVGGFSLSIAPYAMTTTGVELSSMAVESAALSAARLGAVNSTFIAEDVDSYMRQQITAVPELLVVNPPRRGLSSYLVGRINELRPNRIIYSSCNPETFARDVAALTQSYSLKKIALFDMFPLTKHCEVLGLIALR from the coding sequence ATGAGCGAACACAAGACAACAAGACTGGCCCAAGCCAACTATGAGCATGCTGCATGCGCTCTCTTCTCAAGTAATATCTGTCGCTCCTGCTCCCTTTTAGACCTTATAAAACGGGATAGAATTGTCTCAAAGGAGCGTAGTGTTATAGAGACCTTACAACGCTTTAACCTTGCTCCTGAGAGCGTAGCGCCAATAGTTCTCCCATCTAACCCCTGGGGTTCGCGCTCAAAGATTAAGATGAGCGTGACCGGTACATGCCAGGACCCTATTATAGGCATTATAAATTCGGATATGTCCGGAGTTGAGCTCACGCAGTGCCCACTCTCCCCCAAGCCATTTCAAGCGCTCCTTGAGACGGTGCGCAGTTGTATCACTAGCGCCGCACTGCACCCCTACCAGATTAAGGAGCGTACGGGGGAGCTTAAGGGGGTGATCGTAATGAGCAACCGCGATCACTCGCAGGGGATCCTACGTTTCGTTCTGCGCAGCTCAGAGGCGATTAGCCGTGTTCGCAAGGTCGTTTCATTCATTCAATCGTTCCATCCCTGGGTTACGGTAATCAGTTGTAATATTCAACCGATTCCTGCAGCGATACTTGAGGGGCCCGAAGAGATCCTACTTACCGAGGAACACCAGATTACGGAGCAGTATGGAGATATCCAACTTAATTTTTCCTCACAATCCTTTATGCAGGTAACCCCAGAGGTTGCTACGGCGCTCTATGCCAAAGCGATTGAGTTCGCTAGAGAGGGCCCCTGCAGCACCGTACTAGATCTTTTTTGTGGTGTGGGGGGATTCTCGCTCTCAATCGCTCCATATGCCATGACGACAACCGGAGTAGAGCTATCAAGCATGGCAGTTGAAAGTGCCGCCCTTTCAGCGGCACGTCTGGGGGCCGTTAATAGTACCTTTATCGCAGAGGATGTAGATAGCTACATGCGCCAGCAGATCACAGCAGTACCTGAGCTTCTCGTCGTAAATCCTCCCCGTAGGGGTTTATCTAGCTATCTGGTGGGGCGCATCAATGAGCTACGCCCCAATAGAATTATCTACTCAAGCTGCAACCCTGAAACATTTGCGCGTGACGTAGCAGCGCTGACGCAGAGCTACTCGCTCAAAAAAATAGCGCTCTTTGATATGTTTCCACTAACTAAACACTGCGAGGTGCTAGGGTTAATCGCGCTGCGATAG
- a CDS encoding CHASE2 domain-containing protein translates to MSLIAGTMENSQYLPAGQLIGNRYKIIRPLGSGGMASVYLAEDMVLGETHVALKILRRGPQFKDEIVHRFLREVRLTHKINHENVVRTFDFGQEGETLFYTMEYLSGQTLDSLIGDEFMPLPAVLSIAVQLMRGISAVHAVGVVHRDLKPGNVMVLDEGRLKITDFGIARGGVSSLTVSSGEIVGTMAYLAPETLIGEEATIAVDYYALGAMLYQLLTGRLPIDDDIPARLIMRKVEELPADPRELRPDIPEWLAHGLLGLLEIDPQIRMRSLAAFAGNLDKYAPRQIDEGLVSGLVNNTLSLEQVLADTPFHTRIFRRVRQGNTTTKGLLALLLSFFALPMSSTDTFARMELVQSDNLFIARGISAPHPDIMIVSMDEQSYSTLDVPIIGAWPRELHTRLINRLADDKAKRIVFDIIFKDSGQDVAADQALAVAMKRVPTILAAASGLSQRATLNGSFFLEELIKPAPIFEEAAAGIGIIGLPQRFGRVRNFLVNRSELFPDVPSLAEAASATTGFGNPVVLKPNKDALIKFYGDARTIPTVPYEMVVSDKHRLPVGTFTGKIVFVGLSLRSRTGPSQREAFVTPFDQGTFGTEIHATATSNLLKQDWIREVSPVTNLFICGALAAFVAFVVLALSGAKAIVMLMVTAAGILAFQFVLFVMGWFVPVLCPLIWGAFSGLVLRLLLSQSLYEGLRRRL, encoded by the coding sequence ATGAGTTTAATAGCTGGAACCATGGAAAACTCTCAATACCTACCCGCAGGTCAACTTATCGGGAATAGATACAAGATCATTCGACCGTTAGGTAGCGGCGGAATGGCGTCGGTGTATCTGGCCGAGGATATGGTTCTCGGCGAGACACACGTTGCGCTCAAGATTCTCCGTAGGGGCCCCCAGTTTAAAGACGAGATCGTTCATCGCTTTTTGCGAGAGGTACGACTTACTCACAAGATCAATCACGAGAACGTTGTCAGAACCTTCGACTTTGGACAGGAGGGCGAAACGCTCTTCTATACAATGGAATATCTTTCAGGGCAGACCCTTGATTCATTGATCGGAGATGAGTTTATGCCCTTGCCCGCAGTGTTAAGCATAGCTGTACAGCTAATGCGTGGCATCTCGGCGGTACATGCGGTTGGAGTTGTGCACCGCGATCTTAAGCCCGGAAATGTGATGGTGCTGGATGAGGGGCGCTTGAAGATCACCGACTTCGGAATAGCGCGAGGAGGGGTGTCGAGCTTGACGGTCTCCTCAGGTGAGATAGTTGGAACGATGGCTTATCTGGCCCCGGAGACCCTAATCGGGGAGGAAGCGACCATAGCAGTTGATTACTATGCGCTTGGAGCGATGTTGTATCAGCTTCTGACAGGACGGCTTCCAATAGATGATGATATCCCAGCCCGTCTTATTATGCGCAAGGTAGAGGAGCTACCGGCCGATCCGCGCGAGCTACGTCCCGATATTCCGGAGTGGCTAGCACATGGGCTGCTTGGATTGCTTGAGATAGATCCACAGATCCGCATGCGGTCTCTAGCAGCGTTTGCTGGCAATCTAGACAAATATGCGCCACGTCAGATCGACGAGGGACTTGTCAGTGGTCTGGTAAATAACACCCTGTCCCTTGAGCAGGTCCTTGCAGATACCCCTTTTCATACCCGTATATTTAGGAGAGTTCGTCAGGGAAACACGACCACTAAAGGGCTTCTGGCACTTCTTCTCTCGTTCTTTGCGCTTCCAATGAGCAGCACCGACACCTTTGCTCGAATGGAGCTTGTGCAATCGGATAACCTATTTATAGCGCGCGGTATAAGTGCGCCTCACCCTGATATTATGATTGTATCGATGGATGAGCAGAGCTACTCAACTCTCGATGTGCCGATAATTGGAGCCTGGCCACGAGAGCTACACACCCGCCTGATTAACAGGCTAGCCGACGATAAGGCGAAACGGATCGTATTTGATATTATCTTTAAGGACTCCGGGCAGGATGTAGCAGCCGATCAGGCCCTTGCGGTAGCCATGAAAAGAGTTCCTACCATCCTCGCGGCAGCATCAGGGCTATCTCAGAGAGCGACCCTTAATGGGTCCTTCTTCCTTGAGGAGTTGATTAAGCCCGCCCCTATTTTTGAGGAGGCGGCCGCTGGTATAGGTATTATTGGATTGCCACAACGATTTGGTCGTGTACGGAATTTTCTTGTTAATCGTTCTGAGCTATTTCCAGATGTTCCTTCGTTGGCTGAGGCGGCTAGTGCGACCACAGGCTTCGGAAATCCAGTAGTTCTAAAACCTAATAAAGATGCACTTATTAAATTCTATGGAGATGCTCGTACGATTCCGACCGTACCGTATGAGATGGTAGTTTCAGATAAACACCGCCTTCCTGTAGGAACCTTTACAGGAAAGATAGTCTTTGTCGGATTGAGCCTACGTAGCCGCACAGGTCCGTCGCAGCGAGAAGCGTTCGTTACCCCATTTGATCAGGGCACCTTTGGTACTGAGATTCACGCGACAGCTACCTCAAACCTTCTAAAGCAGGATTGGATCAGGGAGGTTTCGCCCGTAACGAACCTGTTTATATGTGGAGCTCTGGCAGCATTTGTTGCTTTTGTTGTCTTAGCTCTATCAGGGGCTAAAGCGATCGTTATGCTTATGGTGACTGCGGCAGGAATACTAGCATTTCAATTTGTGCTCTTTGTGATGGGATGGTTCGTGCCGGTGCTATGCCCTCTGATCTGGGGAGCGTTTTCAGGTTTAGTTTTGAGGTTACTGCTATCTCAGTCGTTATATGAAGGATTACGTCGACGATTATGA